The following are from one region of the Alicyclobacillus fastidiosus genome:
- the lonB gene encoding ATP-dependent protease LonB, giving the protein MTASILAAIQIFFAIVIGLYFWNLLKSQNHNKHAIERESRKELDKLRRMRAISLTVPLAEKTRPETIDDMIGQRDGIKALRAALCGPNPQHVIVYGPPGVGKTAAARVILEEAKKNTQSPFRPDAKFIELDATTARFDERGIADPLIGSVHDPIYQGAGAMGVAGIPQPKPGAVTKAHGGVLFIDEIGELHPIQLNKLLKVLEDRKVFLESAYYSSEDQNIPMHVHDIFQNGLPADFRLVGATTRSPEDLPPAIRSRCVEIFFRSLSQSEIYDVVLGAAEKLEMPLAENVATEITQYATNGRDAVNIVQVAGSVALADGRTEIGLEDVEWVIQFSNISPRPDRKIPTEPQIGVVNGLAVYGPQSGLLLEIEVTAEQADAGQGRLTITGLVEEETIGSRERSMRRKSMAKGSLDNVMTTLKRVLKVDPSDYHIHINFPGGMPVDGPSAGVAMAVAIYSAIMKRPVLNTIAMTGELSIRGLVRPVGGVPAKVSAAVEAGATVVLVPKANWQETFRHVEGATVVPVERVEDALRFALVGGIEEDYAKAPTEVVPGQISSGLTSAQG; this is encoded by the coding sequence ATGACTGCCAGTATTCTTGCGGCCATTCAGATATTTTTTGCGATTGTGATCGGCCTCTACTTTTGGAACCTTCTCAAGTCGCAAAACCACAATAAGCACGCAATTGAGCGTGAGTCTCGCAAAGAGCTGGACAAGTTGCGGCGGATGCGGGCGATTTCGTTGACCGTGCCACTTGCCGAGAAGACGCGTCCGGAGACGATCGACGACATGATCGGTCAACGCGATGGGATCAAAGCGCTGCGAGCGGCACTTTGTGGGCCAAATCCACAGCACGTGATCGTTTACGGTCCTCCTGGGGTAGGGAAGACGGCGGCCGCTCGGGTCATTCTTGAGGAAGCTAAGAAGAATACGCAGTCGCCGTTTCGTCCCGACGCCAAATTTATCGAACTCGACGCCACAACGGCTAGGTTCGATGAGCGAGGGATCGCGGACCCGCTGATTGGCTCGGTGCACGACCCAATCTACCAGGGGGCGGGCGCGATGGGGGTTGCCGGTATTCCACAGCCGAAGCCTGGCGCTGTGACCAAGGCCCATGGCGGCGTCCTCTTTATCGACGAAATTGGCGAGTTGCACCCCATCCAACTGAACAAGTTGCTCAAGGTGCTGGAAGATCGGAAAGTGTTCTTAGAGAGCGCGTATTACAGCAGTGAAGATCAGAATATCCCGATGCACGTGCACGATATCTTTCAAAATGGCTTGCCAGCAGACTTTCGTCTCGTGGGTGCGACGACGCGGTCACCTGAGGATTTGCCACCCGCCATTCGATCCCGCTGTGTAGAGATCTTCTTCCGTTCCCTCTCGCAGTCGGAGATCTATGACGTAGTCCTCGGCGCGGCGGAGAAACTCGAGATGCCACTCGCGGAGAATGTCGCCACGGAGATCACGCAGTACGCGACGAACGGCCGCGATGCCGTCAATATCGTACAGGTGGCGGGCAGTGTCGCACTTGCAGACGGTCGAACAGAGATTGGTCTGGAGGACGTCGAGTGGGTGATTCAGTTTAGTAACATCAGTCCGCGACCGGATCGGAAGATTCCTACTGAGCCCCAGATCGGTGTCGTCAATGGGCTGGCTGTCTACGGGCCACAGAGCGGCTTGCTGCTTGAAATCGAAGTCACGGCTGAGCAGGCTGATGCAGGCCAAGGGCGACTGACGATCACAGGGTTGGTTGAAGAGGAGACCATCGGCAGTCGCGAACGGAGCATGCGGCGCAAGAGTATGGCGAAAGGCTCGCTCGACAACGTGATGACGACGCTCAAGCGCGTTCTCAAGGTAGATCCGAGCGACTATCACATCCACATCAACTTCCCCGGCGGCATGCCAGTCGATGGGCCGAGTGCAGGTGTGGCGATGGCAGTGGCGATCTATTCGGCCATCATGAAGCGCCCTGTTTTGAATACGATCGCGATGACGGGGGAACTCTCCATCCGTGGTCTTGTTCGTCCCGTAGGCGGCGTGCCGGCGAAGGTCAGCGCCGCGGTAGAAGCGGGTGCGACAGTGGTGCTCGTGCCGAAGGCCAACTGGCAGGAGACGTTCCGCCACGTCGAAGGTGCGACGGTCGTGCCTGTGGAACGGGTGGAGGACGCGCTTCGGTTTGCGCTTGTGGGCGGGATCGAAGAGGACTACGCAAAGGCCCCGACAGAGGTTGTACCGGGGCAGATAAGCAGTGGATTGACGTCGGCACAAGGATAG
- the lon gene encoding endopeptidase La — MAAEEEHGPLEEQGTYPLLPLRGLLVYPSMVLHFDVGRPKSVKALEQAMVDDNLIVLASQEDGQVDEPEVDDLYRVGTLARVKQMMKLPNGTIRVLVEGLSRAQIIDFVNDEAYFEVEVSLYNEPDDAKANAEMQAMMRSVSQQFEQYVKLSRKLDQETYAAVVDIDHPGRFADMVASHLPLKVREKQDILEAFDIQYRLERLLQILSDEREVLELERKIHQRVRKQMEKTQKEYYLREQMKAIQRELGDKEGRASEIDELRSKLDAKKLPPDVHEKVDKEISRLERIPAASAEGTVARSYIDWLLALPWTERANAVIDLGRAERVLDEEHYGMEKIKERILEFIAVQKLVNKQAGPIICLAGPPGVGKTSLARSIATSLKRPFVRVSLGGVRDDAEIRGHRRTYIGAMPGRIIQGMKQAEVKNPVFLLDEIDKMASDFRGDPAAAMLEVLDPEQNSTFSDHYVEIPFDLSDVMFITTANNLYQIPGPLRDRMEVIQLAGYTEDEKLHIAKLHLLPKQRENHALKGDKIRVSDDVLLEIIRHYTREAGVRQLNRLIATVCRKCARMIAAGESKRITVTSNLLRTFLGPHKLEYGRIEEKDEVGVVAGLAWTEMGGDLLTVEVSVVPGNGKVKLTGQLGDVMKESAQTALSYIRSRATQLHIPADFHEKVDIHIHVPEGAIPKDGPSAGITMATAIASALTNRPVHHDVAMTGEVTLRGRVLPIGGLKEKSLAAHRAGIRTIVIPQGNEKDLEDIPELVREQVEFKPVSQMDAVLDIALGTEATLDERHPLHNEAWFADLFAEDKYSGEGTHQ, encoded by the coding sequence TTGGCTGCAGAAGAAGAACATGGGCCACTCGAAGAACAAGGAACTTATCCTCTGTTGCCGTTGCGCGGTTTGTTGGTCTATCCTTCGATGGTGCTCCATTTTGATGTAGGGCGTCCGAAGTCGGTGAAGGCCTTGGAGCAAGCGATGGTCGATGACAACTTGATCGTTCTCGCCTCACAGGAAGACGGTCAAGTGGATGAACCGGAAGTAGATGACTTATATCGTGTGGGCACCTTGGCTCGGGTCAAGCAGATGATGAAACTGCCGAACGGGACCATCCGCGTATTGGTCGAGGGGCTGTCGCGCGCACAGATCATAGATTTTGTGAACGACGAGGCGTATTTCGAAGTCGAGGTCTCGTTGTACAACGAGCCGGATGACGCCAAGGCGAACGCGGAGATGCAGGCCATGATGCGGTCCGTCTCGCAGCAATTCGAACAGTACGTGAAGCTGTCTCGAAAGTTGGATCAGGAGACGTACGCGGCAGTGGTCGACATCGACCATCCTGGACGGTTTGCCGATATGGTCGCATCGCACTTGCCATTGAAGGTACGGGAAAAGCAGGACATTCTAGAGGCGTTTGACATTCAGTACCGCCTCGAGAGACTCCTGCAGATTCTCTCTGACGAGCGCGAAGTGCTGGAGTTGGAGCGCAAAATTCACCAACGCGTTCGCAAGCAGATGGAAAAGACGCAAAAGGAATATTATTTGCGGGAGCAGATGAAGGCGATCCAGCGCGAGCTCGGGGACAAGGAAGGTCGGGCGTCGGAGATCGACGAATTGCGCAGCAAATTGGACGCCAAGAAGCTGCCGCCTGACGTGCACGAAAAGGTGGACAAGGAGATCAGCCGTCTCGAACGGATACCGGCTGCTTCTGCGGAAGGCACGGTGGCTCGTTCGTACATCGATTGGTTGTTGGCGCTTCCGTGGACGGAACGCGCGAACGCTGTCATCGATTTGGGCCGCGCCGAGCGCGTGTTGGATGAAGAGCATTACGGGATGGAGAAGATCAAGGAGCGCATTCTCGAGTTCATCGCGGTGCAGAAACTCGTCAACAAGCAGGCGGGACCGATCATCTGTCTGGCAGGACCGCCGGGGGTCGGCAAGACGTCGTTGGCGAGGTCGATTGCGACGTCGTTGAAGCGGCCATTTGTTCGCGTGTCGTTGGGTGGTGTGCGCGATGATGCGGAGATTCGGGGTCACCGCAGGACGTACATCGGGGCGATGCCAGGGCGGATCATCCAAGGGATGAAGCAGGCAGAAGTGAAGAATCCGGTATTTCTGCTCGACGAGATCGACAAAATGGCGAGTGACTTCCGGGGAGATCCGGCTGCTGCCATGCTCGAGGTGTTAGATCCGGAGCAGAACAGCACGTTCTCAGACCATTACGTCGAGATTCCGTTTGATCTGTCCGACGTGATGTTCATCACGACTGCGAACAATCTGTATCAGATCCCGGGACCTCTGCGCGACCGCATGGAGGTCATTCAGCTCGCCGGGTACACGGAGGACGAGAAACTTCACATCGCCAAACTCCACCTGTTGCCCAAACAGCGTGAGAATCACGCGTTGAAGGGGGATAAAATCCGCGTCTCGGACGACGTCTTGCTTGAAATCATTCGCCACTACACGCGCGAAGCGGGTGTGCGTCAGCTCAATCGACTGATTGCCACCGTGTGTCGCAAGTGTGCGAGGATGATCGCCGCCGGCGAAAGCAAGCGCATTACGGTTACGTCGAATCTGCTGCGCACGTTCCTCGGTCCCCACAAGTTGGAGTACGGGCGCATTGAGGAAAAGGATGAAGTCGGCGTAGTCGCGGGCCTCGCTTGGACTGAAATGGGTGGTGACTTGCTGACCGTCGAAGTGTCTGTCGTCCCAGGCAATGGCAAGGTCAAGCTGACGGGACAGCTTGGAGACGTGATGAAGGAGAGTGCGCAAACAGCGCTGTCCTACATTCGTTCGCGGGCGACACAACTACATATCCCGGCCGACTTTCACGAGAAGGTGGACATCCACATTCACGTGCCAGAGGGTGCCATCCCGAAGGACGGCCCGTCAGCAGGCATCACCATGGCGACGGCCATCGCATCTGCTTTGACGAATCGACCGGTTCACCACGACGTGGCGATGACGGGCGAGGTGACGCTTCGCGGCCGCGTGTTGCCGATCGGTGGGCTGAAGGAGAAGAGTTTGGCCGCTCATCGCGCGGGTATTCGGACCATCGTCATTCCGCAAGGAAACGAGAAGGATTTGGAAGATATCCCCGAATTGGTGCGGGAACAAGTGGAGTTTAAGCCAGTGTCGCAGATGGACGCCGTGCTCGACATCGCACTCGGGACCGAAGCGACGCTCGACGAGCGCCACCCCTTGCACAATGAAGCGTGGTTTGCAGACCTCTTCGCGGAGGATAAATATTCTGGAGAGGGAACACATCAGTGA
- the yihA gene encoding ribosome biogenesis GTP-binding protein YihA/YsxC, whose product MIIHNSTFEISAVRPSQWPEGGLPEFAFIGRSNVGKSTLLNRLLNRKNLARVSSQPGKTRQINFFAINEQFRFVDLPGYGYAAVSKRERSEFASMIDKYLLEREPLCRIVQLVDIRHEPSKDDVAVHEGLAQLDVPLVVVATKLDKIGKSQVPSHVKKIRQTLQANVPIYPVSAEKRLGLDELWALFESDLAEWSEQEELT is encoded by the coding sequence GTGATCATCCATAACTCGACGTTTGAAATCAGCGCAGTTCGCCCCAGCCAGTGGCCGGAGGGCGGACTGCCTGAATTTGCGTTTATTGGGCGCAGTAATGTGGGCAAATCTACATTGCTCAACCGGTTGCTCAATCGAAAGAACTTAGCACGCGTGTCATCGCAGCCAGGGAAGACTAGACAGATCAACTTCTTCGCTATCAACGAACAATTTCGGTTTGTTGATTTGCCTGGGTACGGATATGCGGCCGTCAGTAAACGGGAGCGGTCGGAGTTTGCGTCGATGATCGACAAGTATCTTCTGGAACGCGAACCCCTGTGCCGGATCGTCCAGTTGGTCGACATCCGCCATGAGCCGTCGAAGGACGACGTTGCGGTTCACGAGGGCCTGGCACAGTTGGATGTTCCGCTTGTCGTCGTCGCGACCAAGCTGGACAAGATCGGAAAGTCGCAAGTACCGTCGCACGTCAAAAAGATCCGCCAGACACTTCAGGCTAACGTCCCTATCTACCCAGTCTCTGCCGAAAAGAGACTTGGGTTGGACGAGCTGTGGGCACTCTTTGAGTCCGATCTTGCGGAGTGGTCTGAGCAAGAGGAATTGACATAG
- the hemA gene encoding glutamyl-tRNA reductase, protein MHIVVLGMNHKTASVELRERVSLGEAALDRLLQELRDSRTVMESVVLSTCNRTELYALVNSIRAGQDYLLTLFAGMAGLDKSLVESSTYFIQGERAVAHAMQVASGLDSVVVGETQILGQMRTAFQTAFEAGNTGAMFNRLFREVIHVGKRAQAETAIGQSPVSVSYAAVQLAAKFFGDMSGRRALVVGAGHMGELALMHLHALGVQHLVVANRTLERAQSLAENVSAQVMPLSDVARALAQFDVVITATGAPGFMIQAPDVERAMKMRKHQSMVLLDIAMPRDIDPAVNSLSGAYLYDVDDLDGVIEANLQERRRQAAVVKTMIAESVDAFSKWLTEQEVVPLISALRDKGLSIQRDVMDSLLRKLPDLSERDRKVLNKHTMSIVNQILRDPIQNVKELAMASGDAEYVNLFAQLFGIDESALQSQGLSLEGGSSNAAAQGSFVELFQRMRGEAKRLTEDKRALHPVLR, encoded by the coding sequence ATGCACATCGTGGTACTGGGCATGAATCACAAAACGGCCAGTGTCGAATTGCGAGAGCGGGTCAGTTTGGGCGAAGCCGCCCTCGACCGACTGCTGCAAGAACTGCGGGATTCGCGCACCGTGATGGAGAGCGTTGTTCTGTCTACCTGCAACCGCACGGAGTTGTATGCACTCGTCAACAGCATTCGCGCTGGACAGGACTATTTACTTACGCTATTTGCCGGTATGGCCGGTCTCGATAAATCACTTGTGGAATCGTCTACTTATTTTATTCAAGGTGAGCGAGCAGTAGCACACGCAATGCAGGTCGCATCCGGTCTCGACTCGGTCGTCGTCGGCGAGACGCAAATCCTCGGTCAGATGCGCACCGCGTTTCAAACCGCGTTTGAAGCGGGAAACACAGGGGCCATGTTCAATCGATTGTTCCGCGAAGTCATTCACGTGGGCAAGCGCGCGCAGGCTGAGACGGCGATCGGTCAGAGCCCGGTGTCCGTCAGCTACGCCGCCGTTCAGCTCGCAGCCAAGTTTTTTGGAGATATGAGCGGGCGAAGGGCTTTGGTCGTGGGTGCCGGGCACATGGGGGAATTGGCGCTGATGCACTTGCACGCGCTTGGGGTTCAACACCTGGTCGTCGCAAACCGCACGCTTGAGCGAGCGCAATCGCTCGCAGAAAATGTGTCCGCTCAAGTGATGCCGCTCTCGGACGTGGCGCGTGCACTCGCGCAGTTCGACGTCGTCATCACCGCAACTGGGGCGCCTGGATTTATGATTCAAGCTCCAGATGTAGAGCGCGCGATGAAGATGCGCAAGCACCAATCGATGGTGCTCTTGGATATCGCCATGCCCCGGGACATCGACCCAGCGGTGAACTCGTTGTCAGGCGCCTATCTTTACGACGTCGACGATCTCGACGGCGTCATCGAGGCCAACCTGCAGGAGCGCAGACGCCAAGCCGCGGTCGTCAAAACGATGATCGCCGAATCGGTAGATGCGTTTTCGAAGTGGCTGACTGAGCAGGAAGTCGTGCCGCTCATCTCGGCGCTGCGCGACAAAGGCCTGTCCATCCAGCGGGATGTCATGGACAGCCTGTTGCGGAAGTTGCCAGATCTGAGCGAGCGCGATCGCAAGGTATTGAACAAGCACACGATGAGCATCGTCAATCAAATTCTGCGAGATCCGATTCAAAACGTCAAAGAGCTTGCGATGGCATCGGGAGACGCGGAATACGTCAACCTGTTTGCGCAGCTGTTTGGCATTGATGAATCGGCTTTGCAGTCGCAGGGGTTATCGCTCGAAGGCGGTTCGTCCAACGCCGCTGCACAGGGCTCGTTTGTTGAGCTCTTTCAGCGCATGCGTGGTGAGGCAAAGCGCCTGACAGAAGACAAAAGGGCATTACACCCAGTCCTTCGGTGA
- the ccsA gene encoding cytochrome c biogenesis protein CcsA, with protein MWWTRLLYDAIIVSYAVSLTLFFSDVLQPRRAFNRSAVVLLFVAFLCTTGLLFVRFRAIHAFPAYTRSDLMLFIAWIMLVTTLVLDTFFPIGLVLFFANVVGFFILLFAGYRQGSDVSRWFPNQDLLLLHIILAMVSETALAFSFAFAVMHLLQESNLRYKRWNRWFLLLPPLAKIESLCLVTTAIGFFLLFAAMAVGDVWGKLVLHEWIVWSAKTIATFVIWVMYGVFLFLRVRNSGTTRGLVIFQVICFIATVINLGAIGHILPGHQQVSP; from the coding sequence TTGTGGTGGACACGCCTGTTATACGATGCCATCATCGTGTCCTATGCCGTCAGTTTAACGCTATTTTTCAGCGACGTGCTGCAACCTCGCCGGGCGTTTAATCGGTCGGCCGTGGTGTTGCTGTTCGTCGCTTTCTTGTGTACGACGGGCCTGCTCTTCGTCAGATTCCGGGCGATTCACGCGTTTCCAGCCTATACGAGGTCGGATCTGATGCTGTTCATCGCCTGGATCATGCTGGTCACGACACTGGTGTTGGACACGTTTTTCCCAATTGGGCTTGTGCTGTTTTTCGCCAATGTGGTCGGTTTTTTTATCTTGTTGTTCGCTGGCTACCGACAGGGCTCCGACGTCTCGCGCTGGTTCCCAAACCAGGACCTCCTGTTGTTGCACATCATTCTGGCGATGGTGAGCGAGACTGCACTCGCGTTTTCGTTTGCGTTTGCCGTGATGCACCTGTTGCAGGAGAGTAACTTGCGGTACAAGCGGTGGAATCGATGGTTTCTGTTGCTTCCGCCGCTCGCGAAAATTGAGAGTTTGTGTCTCGTCACGACGGCGATTGGCTTCTTCCTGCTTTTTGCGGCCATGGCTGTAGGCGACGTCTGGGGCAAACTCGTGCTTCACGAGTGGATCGTCTGGTCGGCAAAGACCATCGCGACGTTCGTCATTTGGGTCATGTACGGCGTATTCCTGTTTTTGCGCGTGCGAAACTCAGGGACCACTCGGGGATTGGTCATATTTCAAGTGATTTGCTTTATTGCGACCGTTATCAACCTCGGGGCAATCGGTCACATTCTACCAGGACATCAACAGGTTTCTCCGTAA
- the hemC gene encoding hydroxymethylbilane synthase — protein MRTIRVASRRSQLAMTQTNWVIAELQARRPDWTFEIVPITTKGDQILDVTLSKVGGKGLFVSEIEDVLTAEHADLAVHSLKDVPYELAQGLVLAGIPLRADPRDALISHDGRSLSQLPAGSIVGTSSLRRAAQLQALRPDLRIEPLRGNIDSRLRRVAEGEFAAIILAAAGLSRMGWQDKITEYLDPEDFIPAVGQGILGVECRAKDDELVQELGKWTDQNTADCAAAERTLLTELQGSCQVPIAGYARRNGAGDLTLTGFVANPQGPGSLRFEATGMEDPSALGSIVAQTLLQRGAGDYLRAASEG, from the coding sequence ATGAGAACGATTCGAGTTGCTTCACGACGCAGCCAATTGGCCATGACACAGACAAATTGGGTAATCGCAGAACTCCAGGCTCGCCGGCCGGACTGGACGTTTGAAATCGTGCCGATCACGACCAAGGGGGACCAAATTCTCGACGTGACCCTTTCGAAGGTAGGCGGCAAGGGCCTGTTCGTCTCCGAGATCGAAGACGTTTTGACTGCAGAGCACGCGGATCTGGCTGTACATAGTCTCAAAGACGTGCCCTATGAGCTCGCGCAAGGACTCGTGCTCGCAGGCATTCCACTTCGGGCCGACCCGCGCGACGCATTGATTTCGCACGATGGGCGATCGCTCTCCCAACTGCCGGCGGGATCGATTGTGGGCACGTCGAGCCTTCGCCGTGCGGCACAGTTGCAGGCGTTGCGTCCCGACTTGCGGATTGAACCCCTGCGCGGCAATATTGACTCGCGACTTCGCCGCGTGGCAGAAGGGGAGTTCGCGGCCATCATCCTGGCGGCCGCAGGTCTGTCGCGGATGGGATGGCAGGATAAGATCACGGAGTATTTGGATCCCGAGGATTTTATCCCTGCCGTCGGCCAAGGGATCTTGGGTGTCGAATGCCGAGCGAAGGATGACGAACTCGTCCAGGAACTCGGCAAGTGGACGGATCAAAATACGGCTGACTGTGCCGCGGCAGAGCGCACTCTGCTCACAGAACTGCAGGGAAGCTGCCAGGTCCCTATCGCGGGTTACGCGCGGCGGAATGGCGCAGGAGATTTGACGCTTACTGGCTTCGTGGCTAATCCGCAGGGGCCAGGCAGCCTTCGCTTTGAAGCCACCGGGATGGAGGATCCGAGTGCCTTAGGGAGCATCGTCGCGCAAACGCTGTTGCAACGGGGTGCAGGCGACTATCTACGAGCAGCAAGCGAGGGTTGA